A window from Dermacentor albipictus isolate Rhodes 1998 colony chromosome 10, USDA_Dalb.pri_finalv2, whole genome shotgun sequence encodes these proteins:
- the Vps2 gene encoding charged multivesicular body protein 2a: MEWLFGRKKSPEEMLRQNQRALNKAMRDLDRERAKMEQQEKKIIMDIKKMAKDNQMDAVKIMARDLVRTRRQVKKFILMRANIQAVSLKIQTLRSQNAMAQAMRGVTRAMQSMNRQLNLPQIQKIMQEFEKQSEIMDMKEEMMNDAIDDAMGDDEDEEESDAIVNEVLDELGLQLSEKLTDLPEAGGTLSAGAQKGKAAAAPAAVSDADADLQARLENLRRE, translated from the exons ATGGAGTGGCTGTTCGGTCGCAAGAAGTCTCCGGAGGAGATGCTTCGGCAGAACCAGCGGGCGCTCAACAAAGCGATGCGCGACTTGGACAGAGAGCGCGCAAAAATGGAACAACAGGAGAAGAAGATCATCATGGACATCAAAAAGATGGCCAAGGACAATCAGATG GATGCAGTGAAAATCATGGCACGGGACTTGGTTCGGACACGACGCCAAGTGAAGAAGTTCATCCTGATGCGGGCTAACATCCAGGCGGTTTCACTAAAGATCCAGACTCTTCGCTCGCAAAACGCAATGGCTCAGGCTATGCGAGGCGTCACGCGTGCCATGCAAAGCATGAACAGACAG CTGAACCTGCCTCAGATACAGAAGATAATGCAggagttcgagaagcagtccGAAATCATGGACATGAAGGAGGAGATGATGAACGATGCCATCGATGACGCGATGGGCGACGatgaggacgaggaggagag cGATGCCATTGTGAATGAAGTTTTGGACGAACTGGGtctccagctgtccgaaaaacTGACGGACCTCCCAGAAGCCGGTGGCACGCTGAGTGCGGGGGCACAAAAGGGCAAGGCAGCTGCAGCGCCAGCTGCTGTCAGCGACGCGGACGCTGACCTCCAGGCTCGACTCGAAAATCTGCGAAGAGAATAG